A genomic segment from Nostoc sp. ATCC 53789 encodes:
- a CDS encoding phosphoribosyltransferase, giving the protein MQRIFRNRAEAGKLLAAQLTEYANHPDVLVLGLPRGGVPVAFEVAKALNAPLDVCLVRKLGVPGHKELAMGALAMGGIRIINENVVDWLRISKETIDEVAAIEMRELERRDRTYRDNLPPPKVKNHTIILVDDGIATGATIRAAIATLKKQQPCELVVAVPVAGVSTCEELQAEVDKFVCVIVPEDLYAIGIWYEDFEQTSDAEVRELLATQKLLIVNDS; this is encoded by the coding sequence ATGCAAAGAATATTCCGTAATCGGGCTGAAGCGGGTAAACTATTAGCTGCCCAGTTAACAGAATATGCCAATCATCCAGATGTTTTAGTATTAGGGCTTCCCCGTGGTGGTGTGCCTGTAGCATTTGAAGTAGCAAAGGCACTTAATGCACCATTAGATGTGTGCTTAGTGAGGAAACTAGGTGTACCTGGACACAAAGAACTGGCAATGGGTGCTTTAGCAATGGGAGGAATACGTATAATTAATGAGAATGTCGTAGATTGGTTACGGATTTCCAAAGAAACTATTGATGAAGTAGCGGCAATAGAAATGCGGGAATTGGAGCGCCGCGATCGCACCTATCGCGATAATCTTCCACCACCAAAAGTCAAAAACCATACCATTATTCTTGTAGATGATGGGATTGCTACGGGCGCTACTATCCGAGCAGCGATCGCTACATTGAAAAAACAACAGCCCTGTGAACTTGTGGTAGCAGTTCCAGTTGCGGGTGTATCTACCTGTGAAGAACTACAAGCAGAAGTAGATAAGTTTGTATGTGTGATCGTGCCAGAGGATTTGTATGCCATTGGTATTTGGTATGAGGATTTTGAGCAAACAAGCGACGCAGAGGTACGTGAACTCTTGGCAACGCAAAAACTTTTGATAGTCAATGACTCATAA
- a CDS encoding dienelactone hydrolase family protein produces the protein MELTLTQHPREHLVSVTAGKVNLEGNLVIPEGATGIVLFAHGSGSSRHSPRNRYVAGVLQQAGLATLLIDLLTLEEEEIDLRTRHLRFDIGLLASRLVGATDWLVHNLDTRHLKVGYFGASTGAGAALIAAAERLEVVQAIVFRGGQPDLAGSVLTHVKAPTLLIVGGYDMPVIAMNEDVLEQLRSLSVERDPSLKRLEIIPEATHLFEEPGTLAAAAAQLASEWFTHYLK, from the coding sequence ATGGAATTAACATTAACACAGCACCCCCGCGAACATCTGGTGTCAGTGACAGCAGGTAAAGTTAACTTAGAGGGCAATTTGGTGATTCCAGAGGGTGCTACGGGCATAGTTTTATTTGCTCATGGCAGTGGTAGCAGCCGTCACAGCCCCCGTAATCGCTATGTTGCTGGAGTCTTACAACAAGCCGGACTCGCAACTTTATTAATTGACTTGCTGACTCTGGAAGAAGAAGAAATTGACCTGCGGACAAGACATTTACGCTTTGATATTGGTTTGTTGGCATCGCGGTTAGTTGGGGCTACAGATTGGCTGGTACATAACCTAGACACCCGACACCTAAAAGTCGGTTACTTTGGTGCTAGTACAGGAGCTGGTGCAGCCCTGATTGCCGCCGCAGAACGTCTAGAAGTTGTCCAGGCTATTGTCTTCCGTGGTGGACAACCGGATTTAGCTGGTTCAGTGTTAACTCATGTCAAAGCCCCAACATTGTTGATTGTTGGGGGTTACGATATGCCAGTGATCGCAATGAATGAGGATGTATTAGAACAGTTGCGATCGCTTTCAGTGGAGCGTGACCCATCGCTAAAACGGTTGGAGATTATTCCCGAAGCCACCCATTTATTTGAAGAACCAGGTACATTAGCAGCAGCAGCAGCACAACTGGCGAGTGAATGGTTTACGCATTACCTCAAGTAA
- a CDS encoding gamma-glutamyl-gamma-aminobutyrate hydrolase family protein (Members of this family of hydrolases with an active site Cys residue belong to MEROPS family C26.): protein MQLGKFVLERYLPILGICRGLQILIVACGGTLIPHIPDVYGTSALHRLEPEPGRRLPTEHLVTIDVESRLADCLQNFRISVVSWHHQAVDKVPPAWRVVAHAWDDGAIEAVEHEYHPWAIAVQWHPELSILDPNHQRVFLALV from the coding sequence TTGCAGCTTGGCAAGTTTGTTCTAGAACGTTATCTGCCGATATTGGGTATTTGCCGGGGTTTACAAATTCTCATCGTCGCCTGTGGGGGTACTCTAATTCCTCACATTCCAGATGTTTACGGTACATCTGCATTACATCGTCTAGAGCCTGAACCTGGACGACGTTTACCGACAGAACATCTTGTCACCATAGATGTAGAAAGCCGTTTAGCTGACTGTTTACAGAATTTTCGCATATCTGTAGTTTCTTGGCATCATCAAGCGGTAGATAAAGTACCCCCTGCTTGGCGGGTTGTTGCTCATGCTTGGGATGATGGAGCCATTGAAGCTGTGGAGCATGAATACCATCCTTGGGCAATTGCTGTGCAATGGCATCCTGAGCTTTCAATTCTCGATCCCAATCATCAAAGAGTTTTTCTAGCTCTCGTTTAG